From one Streptomyces sp. NBC_01478 genomic stretch:
- the obgE gene encoding GTPase ObgE, protein MTTFVDRVELHVAAGNGGHGCASVHREKFKPLGGPDGGNGGRGGDVILIVDQSVTTLLDYHHSPHRKATNGKPGEGGNRSGKDGTDLILPVPDGTVVLDGAGNVIADLVGQGTSYIAAQGGRGGLGNAALSSARRKAPGFALLGVPGDLQDIVLELKTVADVALVGYPSAGKSSLISVLSAAKPKIADYPFTTLVPNLGVVTAGETVYTIADVPGLIPGASQGKGLGLEFLRHVERCSVLVHILDTATLESERDPISDLDMIEEELKQYGGLDRRPRMVVLNKIDVPDGKDLAEMVRPDLEARGYRVFEVSAVAHTGLRELSFAIAEFVAESRAAKPKEEATRIVIRPKAVDDSGFTVVQEEDGLFRVRGEKPERWVRQTDFSNDEAVGYLADRLNRLGVEDSLMKAGARSGDGVAIGPEDNAVVFDWEPTVMAGAEMLGRRGEDHRLDEPRPATQRRRDKQAERDDATREFDDFKPF, encoded by the coding sequence ATGACCACCTTCGTGGACCGCGTCGAGCTGCATGTCGCCGCGGGTAACGGAGGCCACGGCTGTGCCTCCGTCCACCGTGAGAAGTTCAAGCCGCTCGGCGGCCCGGACGGCGGCAACGGCGGAAGGGGTGGGGATGTCATCCTCATCGTCGACCAGTCCGTGACCACGCTGCTCGACTACCACCACTCCCCGCACCGCAAGGCCACCAACGGCAAGCCCGGTGAGGGCGGCAACCGCTCCGGCAAGGACGGCACGGACCTGATCCTGCCGGTGCCGGACGGCACGGTCGTGCTCGACGGCGCGGGCAACGTGATCGCCGACCTCGTCGGCCAGGGCACCTCGTACATCGCCGCGCAGGGCGGCCGGGGCGGCCTCGGCAACGCGGCGCTGTCCTCGGCCCGCCGCAAGGCCCCCGGTTTCGCGCTCCTCGGCGTCCCCGGCGACCTCCAGGACATCGTCCTGGAGCTGAAGACGGTCGCCGACGTGGCCCTGGTCGGCTACCCGAGCGCCGGCAAGTCCTCGCTGATCTCGGTGCTGAGCGCGGCCAAGCCGAAGATCGCCGACTACCCCTTCACCACCCTGGTCCCGAACCTGGGTGTGGTGACGGCCGGCGAGACGGTCTACACGATCGCGGACGTCCCCGGTCTCATCCCCGGCGCCAGCCAGGGCAAGGGCCTCGGCCTGGAGTTCCTGCGCCACGTCGAGCGGTGCAGCGTGCTCGTGCACATCCTGGACACCGCGACGCTGGAGTCCGAGCGCGACCCGATCTCCGACCTCGACATGATCGAGGAGGAGCTGAAGCAGTACGGCGGCCTCGACCGGCGTCCGCGGATGGTCGTCCTGAACAAGATCGACGTACCGGACGGCAAGGATCTCGCCGAGATGGTGCGCCCCGACCTGGAGGCGCGCGGCTACCGCGTCTTCGAGGTGTCGGCCGTCGCCCACACGGGACTGCGTGAACTGTCCTTCGCCATCGCGGAGTTCGTCGCCGAGTCGCGTGCCGCGAAGCCGAAGGAGGAGGCGACCCGGATCGTCATCCGCCCGAAGGCGGTCGACGACAGCGGCTTCACCGTCGTACAGGAGGAGGACGGCCTCTTCCGCGTGCGCGGCGAGAAGCCCGAACGCTGGGTCCGCCAGACCGACTTCAGCAACGACGAGGCCGTCGGCTACCTCGCCGACCGGCTCAACCGCCTCGGCGTGGAGGACTCGCTGATGAAGGCGGGCGCCCGCTCCGGCGACGGCGTCGCGATCGGCCCCGAGGACAACGCGGTCGTCTTCGACTGGGAGCCGACGGTGATGGCCGGTGCGGAGATGCTGGGCCGCCGTGGCGAGGACCACCGGCTCGACGAGCCGCGGCCCGCGACACAGCGCCGCCGCGACAAGCAGGCCGAACGGGACGACGCGACACGGGAGTTCGACGACTTCAAGCCCTTCTGA
- a CDS encoding alkaline phosphatase D family protein, protein MTGAVSPDRRRFLAAGAAVLGAAASAQLWLPTSARAAETPLPDGVFSLGIASGDPLPDGIVLWTRLAPDPLHGGGMPDQVVPVEWEIAEDARFRKHVRRGVAPARPEYGHSVHVDVRGLRPGRDYWYRFRTGGQLSATGRTRTAPHANSSGGRLRVALASCQNWQNGYFTPYADMLAQDPDFVLFVGDYIYESTPSNAGPRRHEGTGEPYSLVQYRNRYAQYRSDPDLAAMHANAPWVVTFDDHEVDNDWAGEIPQDPAQQSHDAFVARLTAAFQAYYEHMPVRATAVPNGPHIQMYRRLEFGRLMRLNVLDTRQFRSDQATTQAGAEDPATTMMGAEQKAWLLKGLRHSPARWNVIASQIMMAETDTLLGAGKQWFYDAWDGYQAERNALLEDFKSVRNPVVLSGDRHLTMISDLKEDFADPDSDVVGAEFVGTSISSNGDQDQAAFHAQWDPLMADNPHWKVIDAHRGYHLFDIRKDGIDAKVRVVDTVLKPAAVPSTYASLRVQAGDPGVRVV, encoded by the coding sequence ATGACCGGAGCCGTATCACCCGATCGACGACGTTTTCTCGCGGCCGGCGCGGCGGTGCTCGGGGCCGCGGCCTCCGCGCAGTTGTGGCTGCCGACCTCCGCCCGGGCTGCCGAAACTCCGCTGCCCGACGGTGTGTTCAGCCTCGGCATCGCCTCCGGCGACCCGCTGCCCGACGGCATCGTGCTGTGGACGCGGCTCGCCCCGGACCCGCTGCACGGTGGCGGGATGCCCGACCAGGTGGTCCCCGTGGAGTGGGAGATCGCCGAGGACGCGCGGTTCAGAAAGCACGTGCGCCGGGGAGTCGCGCCCGCCCGGCCCGAGTATGGGCACAGCGTTCACGTGGATGTACGCGGGCTGCGCCCGGGCCGTGACTACTGGTACCGCTTCCGCACCGGCGGGCAGCTCTCCGCCACCGGCCGCACCCGCACCGCGCCGCACGCGAACAGCTCCGGCGGCCGGCTCCGCGTCGCGCTCGCCTCCTGCCAGAACTGGCAGAACGGCTACTTCACGCCGTACGCCGACATGCTGGCCCAGGACCCCGACTTCGTGCTCTTCGTCGGCGACTACATCTACGAGTCGACGCCGTCGAACGCGGGGCCGCGCCGGCACGAGGGGACCGGGGAGCCGTACAGCCTGGTGCAGTACCGCAACCGGTACGCGCAGTACCGCAGCGACCCGGATCTCGCGGCGATGCACGCCAACGCCCCCTGGGTGGTGACCTTCGACGACCACGAGGTCGACAACGACTGGGCGGGGGAGATCCCGCAGGACCCCGCCCAGCAGTCGCACGACGCGTTCGTGGCGCGGCTGACGGCGGCCTTCCAGGCGTACTACGAGCACATGCCGGTGCGCGCGACCGCCGTCCCGAACGGGCCGCACATCCAGATGTACCGGCGGCTGGAGTTCGGCCGCCTGATGCGGCTCAACGTGCTCGACACCCGGCAGTTCCGCAGCGACCAGGCGACCACGCAGGCCGGCGCCGAGGACCCGGCGACGACCATGATGGGCGCCGAGCAGAAGGCATGGCTGCTGAAGGGGCTGCGCCACTCGCCCGCCCGCTGGAACGTCATCGCCTCGCAGATCATGATGGCCGAGACGGACACCCTGCTCGGCGCGGGCAAGCAGTGGTTCTACGACGCCTGGGACGGCTACCAGGCCGAACGCAACGCCCTGCTGGAGGACTTCAAGAGCGTCCGCAACCCCGTGGTGCTCAGCGGCGACCGGCACCTCACGATGATCAGCGACCTCAAGGAGGACTTCGCCGATCCGGACTCCGACGTCGTCGGCGCCGAGTTCGTGGGGACGTCCATCTCCAGCAACGGCGACCAGGACCAGGCCGCCTTCCACGCCCAGTGGGACCCGCTGATGGCCGACAACCCGCACTGGAAGGTGATCGACGCGCACCGCGGCTACCACCTCTTCGACATCCGCAAGGACGGCATCGACGCGAAGGTGAGAGTCGTGGACACCGTGCTGAAGCCCGCGGCCGTGCCCAGTACTTACGCCTCGCTCCGCGTGCAGGCGGGCGATCCCGGCGTCCGCGTCGTATAG
- the rpmA gene encoding 50S ribosomal protein L27, with protein sequence MAHKKGASSTRNGRDSNAQRLGVKRFGGQVVNAGEILVRQRGTHFHPGSGVGRGGDDTLFALNAGAVEFGTHRGRKVVNIVPVA encoded by the coding sequence ATGGCACACAAGAAGGGCGCATCGTCCACCCGGAACGGTCGCGACTCCAATGCCCAGCGGCTCGGCGTGAAGCGCTTCGGCGGTCAGGTCGTCAACGCTGGTGAGATCCTGGTCCGCCAGCGCGGCACCCACTTCCACCCCGGTTCGGGCGTCGGCCGTGGCGGCGACGACACGCTGTTCGCGCTGAACGCCGGTGCGGTGGAGTTCGGTACGCACCGTGGCCGCAAGGTCGTGAACATCGTTCCGGTCGCCTGA